In Pseudomonas hamedanensis, a single window of DNA contains:
- a CDS encoding RidA family protein: MSIQRQLTNERMSQIVSHNGTVYLAGQVGDDFNAGIEQQTRDVLANIERLLDLAGTDKQHLLSATIYLNDIEAHFAGMNAVWDQWLPKGAAPARATVEAKMAKPSILVEISIVAALP, translated from the coding sequence ATGTCAATCCAGCGCCAGCTCACCAATGAGCGCATGAGTCAGATCGTCAGCCACAACGGCACTGTGTATCTGGCCGGGCAGGTCGGGGACGACTTCAACGCCGGAATTGAGCAGCAGACCCGTGACGTGCTTGCCAACATCGAACGTTTGCTCGATCTGGCCGGGACGGACAAACAGCATTTGCTGTCGGCGACCATTTACCTGAACGACATCGAGGCGCACTTTGCCGGGATGAACGCCGTGTGGGATCAATGGCTGCCCAAAGGCGCCGCGCCGGCCCGTGCCACCGTCGAAGCGAAGATGGCCAAGCCGAGCATTCTGGTGGAGATCTCCATCGTCGCCGCGCTGCCGTAA
- a CDS encoding Lrp/AsnC ligand binding domain-containing protein has product MRTNTQTKRELDKIDRNILRILQADGRISFTELGEKVGLSTTPCTERVRRLEREGIIMGYNARLNPQHLKGSLLVFVEISLDYKSGDTFEEFRRAVLKLPHVLECHLVSGDFDYLVKARISEMASYRKLLGDILLKLPHVRESKSYIVMEEVKESLCLPIPD; this is encoded by the coding sequence ATGCGTACCAACACTCAGACCAAACGTGAGCTGGACAAGATCGACCGCAACATCTTGCGGATCCTGCAGGCGGACGGGCGAATCTCCTTCACCGAACTGGGGGAAAAGGTCGGCCTCTCGACCACGCCGTGCACCGAGCGCGTAAGGCGTCTGGAGCGCGAGGGGATCATCATGGGCTACAACGCCCGGCTCAATCCGCAACACTTGAAGGGTAGCCTGCTGGTGTTCGTCGAGATCAGCCTCGACTACAAATCCGGCGACACTTTCGAAGAGTTCCGACGCGCGGTGCTGAAATTGCCGCATGTGCTGGAATGCCATTTGGTGTCAGGGGATTTCGACTATCTGGTGAAGGCGCGGATTTCCGAGATGGCTTCGTACCGCAAACTGCTTGGCGACATTCTGTTGAAACTGCCGCATGTGCGCGAATCCAAGAGCTATATCGTGATGGAAGAAGTGAAAGAGAGCCTGTGTCTGCCGATTCCGGATTGA
- a CDS encoding DUF1127 domain-containing protein yields the protein MNGLSDVRLTLHSQELAAGQRNDARNLMRSAPSGLSLWGLFWHRRHTRKALLTLTPEQLKDVGLTREQAREEGVKPFWRI from the coding sequence ATGAACGGCTTGAGCGATGTGCGGCTGACGTTACACAGTCAGGAACTGGCGGCAGGGCAGCGCAACGATGCGCGCAATCTGATGCGCAGCGCGCCGTCCGGCCTGAGCCTCTGGGGTCTGTTCTGGCATCGTCGGCACACGCGCAAGGCCTTGCTGACGCTGACGCCGGAGCAGCTCAAGGATGTCGGGCTGACCCGGGAGCAGGCGCGGGAGGAAGGGGTGAAGCCGTTCTGGAGGATCTGA
- a CDS encoding acetyl-CoA hydrolase/transferase family protein, giving the protein MVQLCSIEQAVDDVLARLPAHIHMGLPLGLGKPNHFVNALYRRIKDLPERQLTIYTALCLGRPDLGDGLQKRLIEPFVERVFGDYPEFDFLADLHRDSLPANIRIEQFFLQPGSLLNSAPAQQDYVSSNYSHAARDINAAGLNLVAQLLASSSEHPDRLSLSCNPDITLDLLPMIAKRREAGETIVLVGQVHTELPYMPGDAEVDIDTFDLLIDAKDSSTLFSTPNMPVGFQDHFIGLHASTLVRDGGTLQIGIGSMGDALTAALLARQADNAGYQALLDDINLSQWAQLIQREGGTAPFAKGLYGCSEMFVNGLLVLADAGIIRRKVYPDVPTQEQANAGTLDEAAQPDGICVHGGFFLGPRSFYERLRELPQSKLREFNMTRISYINELYGQEQLKRLQRIDARFINTVFTMTLLGAGVADQLEDGRVLSGVGGQYNFVAQGHALEGARSMLILRSWRESGGDVSSNIVWEYGHCTIPRHLRDIVVTEYGIADLRGKSDSAVIEALLNISDSRFQPGLIEQAQKVGKLPKDFRLDPRFADNTPQRLQAIAARHPNLFPEYPLGCDFTAIERDLLRALNWLKSKFKLTEILELGKAALDAPEASAFPEHLERMQLTNPEGLKEELFQRLLLTGLKATAQ; this is encoded by the coding sequence ATGGTGCAGTTGTGTTCGATCGAACAGGCCGTGGACGACGTGCTGGCGCGGTTGCCGGCGCATATCCACATGGGCCTGCCGCTGGGGCTGGGCAAACCCAATCACTTCGTCAACGCGCTGTACCGGCGGATCAAAGACCTGCCCGAGCGGCAGCTGACGATCTACACCGCGCTGTGCCTCGGTCGGCCTGATCTGGGCGATGGCTTGCAGAAACGCTTGATCGAGCCCTTCGTCGAGCGCGTGTTCGGTGATTACCCAGAGTTCGATTTCCTCGCCGATCTGCACCGTGACAGCCTGCCTGCCAACATTCGCATCGAACAGTTCTTCCTGCAGCCCGGCAGCCTGCTCAACAGCGCGCCGGCCCAGCAGGATTACGTCAGCAGCAATTACAGCCACGCCGCGCGTGACATCAATGCCGCCGGGCTGAACCTGGTGGCTCAGCTGCTCGCCAGCAGCAGCGAGCATCCGGATCGCCTGAGCCTGAGCTGCAACCCCGACATCACCCTCGATCTGTTGCCGATGATCGCCAAGCGTCGTGAAGCAGGCGAGACCATCGTGCTGGTCGGTCAGGTGCACACCGAGCTGCCGTACATGCCCGGCGATGCCGAGGTCGACATCGACACCTTCGATCTGCTGATCGATGCAAAGGACAGCAGCACGCTGTTCTCCACGCCGAACATGCCGGTGGGGTTTCAGGATCATTTCATTGGTCTGCACGCCAGTACGCTGGTGCGCGACGGCGGCACATTGCAGATTGGCATCGGCTCGATGGGCGATGCGTTGACCGCCGCGTTGCTTGCCCGCCAAGCCGATAACGCCGGGTATCAGGCGTTGCTCGACGACATAAACCTCAGCCAGTGGGCGCAATTGATCCAGCGCGAGGGCGGCACCGCGCCCTTCGCCAAAGGCTTGTATGGCTGCAGCGAAATGTTCGTCAATGGCCTGCTGGTATTGGCGGATGCCGGGATCATTCGGCGCAAGGTCTACCCCGACGTGCCGACCCAAGAGCAGGCCAACGCCGGCACCCTCGACGAAGCCGCACAGCCTGACGGTATTTGCGTGCACGGTGGCTTCTTTCTCGGCCCGCGCAGTTTCTATGAACGGCTGCGTGAGTTGCCGCAGAGCAAGCTGCGCGAATTCAACATGACCCGCATCAGCTACATCAACGAGCTGTACGGCCAGGAGCAACTCAAGCGCTTGCAGCGCATCGATGCGCGTTTCATCAACACCGTGTTCACCATGACCCTGCTCGGCGCCGGCGTAGCCGATCAGCTCGAAGACGGGCGCGTACTCAGCGGCGTCGGCGGACAATACAACTTCGTCGCCCAGGGCCATGCGCTGGAGGGCGCGCGGTCCATGCTGATCCTGCGCAGCTGGCGCGAATCGGGCGGCGACGTCAGTTCCAACATCGTCTGGGAATATGGCCACTGCACGATTCCGCGGCATCTGCGTGACATCGTCGTCACCGAATACGGCATCGCCGACCTGCGCGGCAAGTCTGACTCGGCCGTGATCGAAGCACTGCTCAATATCAGCGACTCACGCTTCCAGCCGGGACTGATCGAACAGGCGCAGAAAGTCGGCAAGCTGCCCAAGGACTTCCGCCTCGACCCGCGCTTCGCCGACAACACACCGCAACGTCTGCAAGCCATCGCCGCGCGGCATCCGAACCTGTTTCCAGAATATCCGCTGGGGTGTGATTTCACCGCGATTGAACGGGATCTGCTGCGGGCGTTGAACTGGTTGAAGAGCAAGTTCAAGCTGACCGAGATTCTGGAGCTGGGCAAGGCAGCGCTGGATGCGCCGGAGGCCTCGGCGTTTCCGGAACATCTTGAGCGGATGCAGCTTACAAATCCGGAAGGCTTGAAAGAAGAACTGTTCCAACGGCTTCTGCTCACTGGCCTGAAAGCCACCGCGCAATAA
- a CDS encoding xanthine phosphoribosyltransferase yields MEALHKKIREEGIVLSDQVLKVDAFLNHQIDPALMKLIGDEFATLFKDSGITKIVTIEASGIAPAIMTGLNLGVPVIFARKQQSLTLTENLLSATVYSFTKKTESTVAISPRHLTSSDRVLIIDDFLANGKASQALISIIKQAGATVAGLGIVIEKSFQGGRAELDSQGYRVESLARVKSLKDGVVTFIE; encoded by the coding sequence ATGGAAGCACTGCACAAAAAAATCCGCGAAGAAGGCATCGTGCTTTCCGATCAGGTCCTGAAAGTCGACGCCTTTCTGAACCACCAGATCGACCCGGCCCTGATGAAGCTGATCGGCGACGAATTCGCCACGCTGTTCAAGGACTCGGGCATCACCAAGATCGTCACCATCGAAGCCTCAGGTATCGCCCCGGCGATCATGACCGGTCTGAACCTCGGCGTGCCGGTGATTTTCGCCCGCAAGCAGCAGTCCCTGACCCTGACGGAAAATCTGCTGTCGGCAACCGTGTACTCGTTCACCAAGAAGACCGAAAGCACCGTGGCGATTTCCCCGCGTCACCTGACCAGCAGCGATCGTGTGCTGATCATCGACGACTTCCTGGCCAACGGTAAGGCCTCGCAAGCGCTGATCTCGATCATCAAACAGGCCGGCGCCACCGTTGCCGGCCTGGGCATCGTCATCGAGAAATCGTTCCAGGGCGGCCGCGCCGAGCTGGACTCGCAGGGCTACCGCGTCGAGTCGCTGGCCCGGGTGAAATCGCTGAAGGATGGCGTCGTCACCTTCATCGAGTAA
- the alr gene encoding alanine racemase — protein MRPARALIDLQALRHNYRIAREVTGAKALAVIKADAYGHGAVRCAQALQAEADGFAVACIEEALELRAAGIQSPVLLLEGFFEADELALIVEHDLWCVVHSLWQLEAIEQAALSKPLTVWLKLDSGMHRVGLHPKDYPAAYQRLLASGKVAEIVLMSHFARADELHAQSSAEQVAVFEAARQGLAAEVSLRNSPAVLGWPEIKSDWVRPGIMLYGATPFEEANAVAERLQPVMTLESKVISVRELPAGEPIGYGARFITDKPMRIGVVAMGYADGYPRQAPTGTPVLVAGKLSRLLGRVSMDMLCIDLTDVPEAGLGSTVELWGKNILASDVAKCADTIPYQIFCNLRRVPRLYSEG, from the coding sequence ATGCGTCCTGCCCGTGCCCTGATCGACCTTCAAGCCCTGCGCCACAACTACCGAATTGCCCGCGAAGTCACCGGCGCCAAGGCGCTCGCGGTGATCAAGGCGGACGCTTACGGTCATGGCGCGGTGCGTTGCGCCCAGGCGCTGCAAGCCGAGGCGGATGGCTTTGCCGTGGCCTGCATCGAAGAAGCGCTGGAGCTGCGCGCTGCCGGGATTCAATCGCCGGTGTTGCTGCTGGAAGGCTTCTTCGAGGCCGACGAGTTGGCGCTGATCGTCGAGCACGACTTGTGGTGCGTGGTGCATTCGCTGTGGCAGCTCGAAGCGATCGAGCAGGCGGCGCTGAGCAAACCGCTCACCGTGTGGCTCAAGCTCGACTCCGGCATGCACCGAGTCGGCCTGCATCCGAAAGATTACCCGGCGGCGTACCAGCGTCTGCTGGCCAGCGGCAAAGTGGCGGAAATTGTGCTGATGAGTCATTTCGCCCGCGCCGATGAACTGCACGCGCAGAGCAGCGCCGAGCAGGTGGCGGTGTTCGAGGCGGCGCGTCAGGGCCTGGCCGCGGAGGTCAGCCTGCGCAATTCGCCAGCCGTGCTGGGTTGGCCAGAGATCAAGAGCGACTGGGTGCGCCCGGGCATCATGCTCTACGGCGCGACACCGTTCGAAGAAGCCAACGCTGTCGCCGAACGCCTGCAACCGGTGATGACCCTGGAATCGAAAGTCATCAGCGTGCGCGAACTGCCGGCCGGCGAACCGATTGGCTATGGCGCCAGATTCATCACCGACAAGCCGATGCGCATCGGCGTGGTTGCCATGGGTTACGCCGACGGCTATCCGCGTCAGGCGCCAACGGGCACGCCAGTGCTGGTGGCCGGCAAACTTAGCCGTCTGCTGGGGCGTGTGTCGATGGACATGCTGTGCATCGACCTCACAGATGTGCCTGAGGCGGGGCTCGGTTCTACCGTCGAGTTATGGGGAAAGAACATCCTCGCCAGCGACGTGGCGAAATGCGCCGACACCATCCCCTACCAGATTTTCTGCAACCTGCGCCGGGTGCCAAGGCTCTATTCCGAGGGCTGA
- the dadA gene encoding D-amino acid dehydrogenase, which yields MRVMVLGSGVIGTASAYYLARAGFEVVVVDRQPAAAMETSFANAGQVSPGYASPWAAPGVPLKAIKWLLQRHAPLAIKATADIDQYLWMAQMLRNCTASRYAVNKERMVRLSEYSRDCLDELRAETGIAYEGRSLGTTQLFRTQAQLDNAAKDIAVLKESGVPFEVLDRAGIARVEPALAGVTDILAGALRLPNDQTGDCQIFTTRLAEMARKLGVEFRFGQDIQKLDYAGDRINGVWIDGKLETADRYVLALGSYSPQLLKPLGIKAPVYPLKGYSLTVPITHPDMAPTSTILDETYKVAITRFDNRIRVGGMAEIAGFDLSLNPRRRETLEMIVNDLYPQGGNLAEASFWTGLRPTTPDGTPIVGATPFKNLFLNTGHGTLGWTMACGSGRLLADLMAKKKPQISAEGLDISRYGNKTQESAKHVNPAPAHQ from the coding sequence ATGCGCGTCATGGTCTTGGGTAGCGGCGTCATCGGTACCGCCAGTGCTTACTATCTGGCGCGTGCCGGGTTTGAAGTGGTGGTGGTCGACCGGCAGCCAGCCGCGGCCATGGAGACCAGTTTCGCCAACGCCGGCCAGGTCTCGCCGGGCTACGCCTCGCCGTGGGCCGCGCCGGGTGTGCCGCTCAAGGCCATCAAGTGGCTGCTGCAACGCCATGCGCCGCTCGCGATCAAGGCCACTGCCGACATCGACCAATACCTGTGGATGGCGCAAATGCTGCGCAACTGCACCGCCAGCCGTTACGCAGTGAACAAGGAGCGCATGGTGCGGCTGTCCGAGTACAGCCGCGACTGCCTCGACGAACTGCGCGCCGAAACCGGTATTGCCTACGAAGGCCGCAGCCTCGGCACTACTCAGTTGTTCCGCACTCAGGCGCAACTGGACAACGCCGCCAAAGACATCGCTGTGCTGAAAGAGTCCGGCGTACCCTTTGAAGTACTCGACCGCGCCGGTATTGCCCGCGTCGAGCCGGCGCTGGCCGGCGTCACCGACATCCTCGCCGGTGCCCTGCGCTTGCCGAACGATCAGACCGGCGACTGCCAGATCTTCACCACGCGTCTCGCCGAAATGGCGCGCAAGCTGGGCGTGGAATTCCGTTTCGGTCAGGACATCCAGAAGCTCGACTATGCCGGTGATCGCATCAACGGCGTGTGGATCGACGGCAAGCTGGAAACCGCCGACCGCTACGTGCTTGCGCTCGGCAGCTACTCGCCACAACTGCTCAAGCCGCTGGGCATCAAGGCCCCGGTGTACCCGCTCAAGGGTTACTCGTTGACCGTGCCGATCACCCACCCGGACATGGCACCGACGTCGACCATTCTGGATGAGACCTACAAGGTCGCGATCACCCGTTTCGACAACCGCATCCGCGTCGGCGGCATGGCCGAAATTGCCGGTTTTGACCTGTCGCTCAACCCGCGGCGGCGCGAAACCCTGGAGATGATCGTCAACGACCTTTATCCTCAGGGCGGCAATCTGGCCGAAGCCAGTTTCTGGACCGGTCTGCGTCCGACCACGCCGGACGGCACGCCGATCGTTGGCGCCACGCCGTTCAAGAATCTGTTCCTCAACACCGGTCACGGCACGCTCGGCTGGACCATGGCGTGCGGTTCCGGCCGTTTGCTGGCCGACCTGATGGCGAAGAAAAAGCCGCAGATCAGTGCCGAAGGCCTCGATATTTCCCGTTACGGCAACAAGACCCAGGAGTCCGCAAAACATGTCAATCCAGCGCCAGCTCACCAATGA
- a CDS encoding c-type cytochrome, producing the protein MKMLAAPATVLALWAVSAQAATNDDIAKRLEPVGQVCVQGQECKGMEVAATAGGGGGAKAPKDVIAKHCNACHGTGLLGAPKIGDKAAWKERADHQGGLDGILAKAITGVNAMPPKGTCADCSDEELKGAIKEMSGL; encoded by the coding sequence ATGAAAATGCTGGCTGCACCAGCAACCGTACTGGCCCTGTGGGCTGTCAGCGCTCAAGCTGCGACGAATGACGACATTGCCAAACGCCTCGAGCCTGTCGGCCAGGTGTGTGTTCAGGGGCAGGAATGCAAGGGTATGGAAGTGGCCGCAACGGCTGGCGGCGGCGGTGGTGCGAAGGCACCTAAAGACGTGATCGCCAAGCACTGCAACGCTTGCCACGGTACCGGCTTGCTGGGCGCGCCGAAAATCGGCGACAAGGCCGCCTGGAAAGAGCGCGCCGACCATCAGGGCGGTCTGGACGGCATCCTCGCCAAAGCCATCACCGGGGTCAACGCCATGCCGCCTAAAGGCACCTGCGCCGATTGCTCCGATGAAGAGCTCAAGGGCGCGATCAAAGAGATGTCCGGTCTGTAA
- a CDS encoding cupin domain-containing protein, producing the protein MDVGERLQSIRKLKGLSQRELAKRAGVTNSTISMIEKNSVSPSISSLRKVLGGIPMSMVEFFSEEILQEKPTQIVYKANELIDISDGAVTMKLVGRAHPSRAIAFLNEIYPPGADTGEEMLTHEGEETGILVEGRLELVVGLETFILEAGDSYYFESTKPHRFRNPFDLPARLISAATPANF; encoded by the coding sequence TTGGACGTCGGTGAACGACTGCAATCGATCCGCAAGCTCAAAGGGCTTTCCCAGCGTGAACTCGCCAAACGCGCGGGCGTCACCAACAGCACCATTTCGATGATCGAAAAGAACAGCGTCAGCCCTTCGATCAGTTCGCTGAGGAAGGTTCTGGGCGGCATTCCCATGTCCATGGTCGAATTCTTTTCCGAAGAGATCCTGCAGGAAAAACCGACCCAGATCGTCTACAAGGCCAACGAGCTGATCGACATCTCCGACGGCGCCGTGACCATGAAACTGGTTGGCCGCGCGCACCCGAGCCGCGCCATCGCTTTCCTCAATGAAATCTACCCACCGGGTGCCGACACCGGCGAAGAAATGCTCACTCACGAAGGCGAGGAAACCGGGATTCTGGTGGAAGGCCGACTGGAACTGGTCGTGGGTCTGGAAACTTTTATCCTCGAAGCAGGCGACAGCTACTATTTTGAAAGTACCAAGCCGCATCGTTTCCGGAATCCGTTCGACTTGCCAGCGCGACTAATCAGCGCAGCCACGCCGGCGAATTTCTAA
- the srmL gene encoding PheS-related mystery ligase SrmL, with translation MQTSKKYLTDASVHQALLLTDLTEKNQPDHAVRLLLNEVLEGLAKKGWPQAQLQLGPRIVSAEENYGLLGYDPAEITLGSEHTRWVDEHSLLRTQTTSQIPAALQQAAERRQPGQTVLLAAPGITFRRDSRDRWHCAEPHQMDIWLLGDPDLASHEHLLRLVGDILQSAVPDRSWVYSDSPHHYTEGGIEVNVLNDNVPVEVLECGRIAKTLLQRLQIDPLRHGGLALGMGLDRLTMLRKGIPDIRLLRDPNDRVRAQMHDLNPWAAVSRLPSIARDISLAVSPGLSEEVLTERMLQAAGDCSHWIEEMRIKGRWRGDDLPAQAIERLGMLPGQENVLLHVVLRDCSRSITTGEANALYAQIQAAMHEGVPGAGYRMDLSKA, from the coding sequence GTGCAAACATCAAAAAAATATCTGACAGACGCGTCTGTCCATCAAGCATTGCTCCTGACTGATTTGACCGAAAAAAACCAACCCGACCACGCGGTCCGATTGCTGCTGAATGAGGTTCTTGAAGGACTTGCAAAAAAGGGCTGGCCCCAAGCGCAATTGCAACTAGGACCGAGGATCGTGTCGGCGGAAGAAAACTACGGTTTGCTTGGCTACGACCCGGCGGAAATTACGCTCGGCAGTGAGCACACACGTTGGGTCGATGAGCACTCGCTGCTGCGAACACAGACCACCAGCCAAATCCCTGCAGCGCTTCAGCAGGCAGCGGAGCGTCGGCAGCCGGGGCAAACCGTCTTGCTGGCAGCGCCGGGAATAACGTTCAGGCGTGACAGTCGAGACCGGTGGCATTGCGCTGAGCCGCATCAAATGGATATTTGGCTACTCGGCGATCCCGATTTGGCCTCGCATGAGCATTTGTTGCGTCTTGTAGGCGATATTTTGCAGTCAGCCGTCCCCGACAGGTCCTGGGTCTATAGCGATAGCCCACATCACTACACCGAAGGTGGAATTGAGGTGAATGTGCTGAATGACAATGTACCTGTCGAGGTGCTGGAATGCGGCCGTATTGCAAAGACGTTGTTGCAGCGCTTGCAGATTGACCCGCTGCGTCACGGTGGCCTGGCCCTTGGGATGGGGCTGGATCGCCTGACCATGTTGCGCAAAGGTATCCCGGATATTCGCTTGCTGCGTGATCCGAATGATCGGGTACGAGCGCAGATGCATGATTTGAATCCCTGGGCTGCGGTATCTCGTCTACCGTCGATCGCGCGTGATATTTCGTTGGCGGTATCGCCGGGATTGAGTGAAGAAGTACTGACCGAGCGGATGTTGCAGGCGGCAGGGGACTGCTCCCACTGGATTGAGGAGATGCGAATCAAGGGGCGGTGGCGGGGGGACGACCTGCCCGCGCAAGCGATTGAGCGACTCGGGATGCTGCCGGGTCAGGAAAACGTGCTGTTGCATGTCGTGCTGCGTGATTGTTCCCGCTCAATTACTACCGGCGAGGCGAATGCCTTGTACGCGCAAATTCAGGCTGCAATGCATGAGGGGGTACCGGGAGCGGGGTACAGGATGGACTTGTCGAAGGCTTGA
- a CDS encoding NAD(P)/FAD-dependent oxidoreductase — MTARAQTTASQPHVASYYAASSLPQPDHPVLQGEVVADVCVVGGGFSGLNTALELAERGLNVVLLEAHKIGWGASGRNGGQLIRGVGHGLDQFANVIGAEGVRTMKLMGLEAVEIVRQRIERFQVACDLTWGYCDLANKPSDLEGFAEDAEELRGLGYRHETRLLQADEMHTVVGSTRYAGGLIDMGSGHLHPLNLALGEAAAAQQLGVKLFEHSAVTRIDYGPQVKVNTAQGSVRAETLVLGCNAYLNELNPQLSGKVLPAGSYIIATEPLSDDLAHSLLPQNTAVCDQRVALDYYRLSADRRLLFGGACHYSGRDPKDIAGYMRPKMLEVFPQLAGVKIDYQWGGMIGIGANRLPQIGRLAEQPNVYYAQAYSGHGVNATHLAGKLLAEAISGQHSGGFDLFARVPHITFPGGKHLRSPLLALGMLWHRLKELV, encoded by the coding sequence ATGACCGCCCGCGCCCAGACCACCGCGAGCCAACCCCACGTTGCCTCTTACTACGCCGCCAGCAGCCTGCCGCAGCCTGACCATCCGGTATTGCAAGGTGAGGTAGTGGCCGATGTCTGCGTGGTCGGCGGCGGCTTTTCCGGGCTGAACACGGCACTGGAACTGGCCGAGCGTGGTTTGAATGTGGTCCTGCTGGAAGCGCACAAGATCGGTTGGGGCGCCAGCGGGCGCAACGGCGGGCAACTGATTCGCGGGGTCGGCCATGGTCTCGATCAGTTCGCCAATGTCATCGGTGCCGAGGGCGTGCGCACCATGAAACTCATGGGCCTTGAGGCCGTGGAAATCGTCCGCCAGCGCATCGAGCGTTTCCAGGTTGCCTGTGACCTGACCTGGGGCTATTGCGACCTCGCCAACAAACCCTCCGACCTCGAAGGTTTTGCCGAAGACGCCGAGGAACTGCGCGGCCTCGGCTATCGCCATGAAACCCGTTTGTTGCAAGCCGATGAGATGCACACCGTGGTCGGTTCCACGCGCTACGCTGGCGGCTTGATCGACATGGGCTCGGGGCATCTGCATCCGCTGAATCTGGCCTTGGGCGAAGCGGCAGCGGCGCAGCAGCTGGGGGTAAAACTCTTCGAACATTCGGCGGTGACGCGCATCGACTACGGCCCGCAAGTGAAGGTAAATACAGCGCAAGGCTCGGTGCGGGCGGAAACGCTGGTGCTGGGCTGCAACGCTTACCTCAATGAGCTCAATCCGCAACTCAGTGGCAAAGTCCTGCCGGCCGGCAGCTACATCATCGCCACTGAACCGTTGAGTGATGATCTGGCGCACAGCCTGCTACCGCAGAACACGGCGGTCTGCGATCAGCGGGTGGCGCTGGATTACTACCGGCTCTCGGCGGATCGGCGCTTGTTGTTTGGCGGCGCGTGTCACTACTCAGGGCGCGATCCGAAAGATATTGCCGGGTACATGCGGCCGAAAATGCTCGAGGTTTTTCCGCAGCTCGCTGGGGTGAAGATCGATTATCAATGGGGCGGCATGATCGGCATCGGCGCCAACCGTTTGCCGCAGATTGGCCGGCTCGCCGAGCAGCCGAACGTGTATTACGCCCAGGCCTATTCCGGGCACGGGGTGAATGCCACGCACCTGGCGGGCAAGTTGCTGGCCGAGGCGATCAGCGGGCAACACAGTGGTGGCTTTGATCTGTTTGCCAGGGTGCCGCACATCACCTTCCCCGGCGGCAAGCATTTGCGCTCGCCATTGTTGGCGTTGGGGATGTTATGGCATCGGCTCAAAGAATTAGTCTGA
- a CDS encoding YkgJ family cysteine cluster protein, translating to MSCNSQKIRALRQQIPSFECVPGCHDCCGPVTTSPEEMARLPRKTRAEQDAAMEELNCVHLGPNGCTVYEERPLICRLFGTTKTLPCPNERRPVELIHPRVEQQIFEYMAANRQVLV from the coding sequence ATGAGCTGCAACAGCCAGAAAATCCGCGCCCTGCGTCAGCAGATTCCCTCGTTCGAGTGCGTCCCCGGCTGCCACGACTGCTGCGGCCCGGTGACCACCTCGCCGGAAGAAATGGCGCGCCTGCCGCGCAAGACCCGCGCCGAGCAGGATGCCGCGATGGAAGAACTCAACTGTGTGCATCTGGGGCCGAACGGCTGCACGGTCTATGAAGAGCGGCCGTTGATCTGCCGGTTGTTTGGCACGACCAAGACCTTGCCATGCCCGAACGAGCGGCGGCCGGTGGAGTTGATTCATCCGCGGGTGGAGCAGCAGATTTTCGAATATATGGCGGCGAATCGGCAGGTGTTGGTTTAG